Proteins co-encoded in one Daphnia carinata strain CSIRO-1 chromosome 3, CSIRO_AGI_Dcar_HiC_V3, whole genome shotgun sequence genomic window:
- the LOC130697473 gene encoding DNA-directed RNA polymerase III subunit RPC4-like, which yields MSKKEGIPEKLVRPTAKPKSTIASTTQSTSDGNKNGSLVSGSPSTSDIVKKFSLNAAISPLTANRPGRLPSFRGERDLTLGGNSRPSLSTVSNLDGGSAKPKKEFKPTIPARRAKAQETPLNVDKSSESPSNGRGRGRKDGDRGRGRGRGKPELIQTTGSIFGEGVSDLGLKMRSSSSVYADRESAGSIAGLEKPRLNTQNTKINKEEEDAALSALLRDDFLDDSELGDGFDGNLVMQPIQLPKSSLDANLKGETESMVIKSENPQLTTEERDIAIKQEKGDSNPIPTTKASTYQQRLKPSQVTVEHIFQNEGDILFIQLPDRLPSLKADKERPQVKIEPGTAVQDKVNDQTIVETKAEKESVFEDIPEGRLGTLRVHKSGKITLQMGEHSFVMDSATQVSYLQDLISVEVNAEEKSGKMKALGPIKYKTVCLPDWDELIVDS from the exons atgagcaaaaaagaaggaatCCCTGAAAAGCTGGTTAGGCCCACGGCGAAACCAAAATCAACAATTGCATCGACAACACAATCAACAAGTGATGGGAATAAAAATGGCTCTTTAGTATCTGGAAGTCCATCTACTTCTGATATAGTCAAGAAATTTTCCCTGAATGCAGCTATTTCCCCTTTGACCGCCAATAGGCCAGGGAG GCTACCTTCTTTCAGAGGTGAAAGAGATTTAACTCTAGGAGGAAATTCTAGACCAAGTCTTAGTACTGTGTCAAATCTTGATGGAGGAAGTGCTAAACCTAAGAAAGAATTCAAACCAACCATTCCTGCGAGGCGTGCAAAGGCACAAGAAACTCCATTGAATGTTGATAAATCTTCAGAGTCTCCGAGCAATGGTAGAGGACGGGGAAGAAAAGATGGTGATAGAGGAAGAGGCAGAGGAAGAGGAAAACCAGAGTTGATTCAA ACCACAGGATCAATCTTTGGTGAAGGAGTGTCTGATCTGGGTCTGAAAATGAGAAGTTCATCATCTGTTTATGCAGACAGGGAAAGTGCAGGCTCTATTGCTGGACTGGAGAAACCTCGACTGAACACCCAA AACACCAAAATCaataaggaagaagaagatgctgCATTAAGTGCGTTACTTAGAGATGACTTTTTGGATGATTCAGAATTGGGTGATGGATTTGATGGCAATTTGGTGATGCAGCCAATCCAGCTCCCGAAATCTAGCTTAg ATGCAAACCTGAAGGGAGAAACGGAAAGTATGGTCATAAAGTCAGAAAATCCACAACTGACCACAGAAGAAAGAGATATTGCAA TCAAGCAAGAAAAAGGCGACAGCAATCCGATCCCGACTACCAAAGCATCTACTTACCAACAACGTTTGAAACCTTCTCAAGTCACGGTCGAACATATTTTCCAGAACGAGGGAGACATATTGTTTATTCAG TTGCCAGATAGACTGCCGAGCCTGAAAGCGGATAAAGAGCGTCCTCAAGTTAAAATTGAACCTGGAACAGCGGTTCAAGATAAAGTCAATGATCAAACCATCGTTGAAACAAAggccgaaaaagaaagtgtCTTCGAAGATATTCCGGAGGGCCGATTAGGGACTCTTCGCGTTCATAAATCGGGGAAAATAACTTTGCAAATGGGAGAACATTCATTCGTCATGGATAGTGCAACGCAAGTTTCCTATCTACAA GATCTGATATCGGTTGAGGTAaatgcagaagaaaaaagcggAAAAATGAAAGCACTCGGACCAATCAAGTATAAAACTGTTTGTCTACCAGATTGGGATGAATTGATTGTAGATTCGTGA